From a region of the Andrena cerasifolii isolate SP2316 chromosome 13, iyAndCera1_principal, whole genome shotgun sequence genome:
- the LOC143375830 gene encoding glutamate receptor ionotropic, kainate glr-3-like yields the protein MLAIIFAVFYCTGVQCQVDRSMIWNRDRQDFVALERVPGFGKLAGVRGANSVAKDISGKAVKVSYYEERDLVMFHDNDTRVAGVCGEIWNLLADQLNFTLVIVKSEERNFGVHLANGSYNGLLGLLERNETQVIMRTGYYAARVNMLDYTFPIWATRYRLYIKPAYKQDNKWIVTMFSHRIWYVLVFLFTVLSVAGYVFQNEQHRNSARKRKLKRTRDYFGLNDHFFYTYSVMCGQGYLPSTFHNQNKILSFSKSMFAWLILLSFSSNLIYRMTYQTVTPPFTSLETLLNKTNYKLLAFKGSMVNEFLTNIAEQSTKRSRSYKNRIRFVEEPVLMHQDVCRAKSLTAMLETEDKIHARNKRSCQGCQECQVIPMGQSYFQTWIGFALQKRFPYKKLINTSILKLHETGLIDVLKDRWLEFRMKSEEKHPFKTVDIQQVYFILCIPCIGAVLSLVILCLEKIVFFCEAKRK from the exons ATGCTTGCAATCATCTTCGCGGTTTTCTATTGCACAGGTGTGCAGTGTCAGGTGGACAGGAGTATGATCTGGAACAGGGATCGGCAAGACTTCGTGGCTCTAGAGAGGGTGCCTGGATTTGGAAAGCTTGCTGGTGTTCGAGGTGCCAACTCGGTCGCGAAAGATATCAGCGGGAAAGCCGTGAAAGTGTCCTACTACGAG GAGAGGGATTTAGTTATGTTTCACGACAACGACACGAGGGTGGCTGGCGTCTGCGGGGAGATATGGAACCTGCTGGCTGATCAGCTGAACTTTAC TCTGGTGATAGTGAAGAGTGAGGAACGAAATTTCGGGGTGCACTTGGCGAACGGAAGTTACAACGGCCTGTTGGGGCTGCTCGAGCGAAACGAAACGCAGGTGATCATGCGCACTGGGTATTACGCTGCCCGCGTAAACATGCTGGATTACACGTTCCCTATTTGGGCAACTAG GTATCGACTGTACATAAAACCCGCGTACAAGCAAGACAACAAGTGGATAGTCACCATGTTCAGCCATCGTATTTGGTACGTTCTCGTGTTCCTCTTCACCGTCCTAAGCGTGGCTGgatacgttttccaaaacgagCAGCACCGAAACTCCGCCAGGAAGAGGAAGTTAAAAAGGACGAGGGACTACTTCGGTTTGAACGATCACTTCTTTTACACTTATTCCGTAATGTGTGGCCAAG GCTACCTTCCAAGCACCTTCCACAATCAGAATAAAATACTCTCGTTCTCGAAAAGCATGTTCGCGTGGTTGATCCTGCTGTCCTTCAGCTCCAATCTTATTTATCGAATGACTTATCAAACCGTTACACCACCGTTCACGAGCCTAGAGACTTTGTTAAACAAGACGAACTACAAACTTCTAGCTTTCAAAGGGTCCATGGTTAACGAATTCCTAACG aatATCGCTGAACAGTCGACGAAACGGTCGCGCAGCTACAAAAATCGTATTCGTTTCGTGGAGGAGCCGGTCTTGATGCACCAGGACGTCTGCCGCGCAAAATCCTTGACCGCCATGTTGGAGACCGAGGACAAGATCCACGCCAGGAACAAGCGTAGCTGTCAAGGGTGCCAAGAGTGTCAAGTGATCCCGATGGGGCAAAGTTACTTTCAGACTTGGATCGGGTTCGCTTTACAAAAACGTTTCCCCTACAAGAAACTCATCAACACGTC GATACTGAAGTTGCACGAAACTGGCCTGATAGATGTTTTAAAAGATAGATGGCTGGAGTTCAGGatgaaaagtgaagaaaaaCATCCCTTCAAAACGGTCGATATACAGCAAGTGTATTTTATCTTGTGCATACCATGCATTGGCGCTGTTCTGTCTCTCGTAATACTTTGCCTCgagaaaatcgtatttttctgcGAAGCTAAACGTAAATAA
- the Ror gene encoding tyrosine-protein kinase transmembrane receptor Ror isoform X3, translated as MKLLLYLVLLRNTCIFVRAINSVKNVTNVTETSIRPGDGLDLSGTGMSTPHISHLASTNPFSILSPSPQPTSFQPSTTDVHTIGGLRNVNMQLTPGRRDNQEGKCEVYAGKTCAQFLEKQLVYIPYPMTQEILDDKLMKAFGVIEYSNEVSSNCEGYAKPSLCYSAFPICRDPASILKLKNSKSLFHLLNNNQGVLSKDTGDGDEDDISRSHGIPRKRSPTLGPGSEFNPYKDGKPSTKKMIGISYGDAQSTSRNEINRKLRRICRQECELLENELCRKEYAIAKRHPLIGHQVPLINCSDLPMEDTPEARDCLSLGLSTENNVQENDHCYWGSGKSYRGIVNTSISGRPCLQWLNSLFNLQISDYPELAGQHSYCRNPGNNESQPWCYVYVNNKTQKEFCDIPKCVENLWIYAVVGFVLTGGFVVILICYCCCYRSRKSTRQMNHLPSNKMLTGIQCDKNIYDGRRSTTQPMEMSSLLAGPGNTTPGTGTLSSGSSRTSTNRVPQFTTNNVVLLQELGEGAFGKVYKGELQTGNKCEPPIYVAVKTLKENASPKTQSDFKREVDLMTDLRHPNIICLLGVILKGEPMCMLFEYMTQGDLHEFLICHSPRSDVPLNNGSGKILEQPEFLHIALQIASGMEYLASHHYVHRDLAARNCLVGDNLTVKISDFGLSRDIYSSDYYRVQSKSLLPVRWMPPESIVYGKFTTESDVWSFGVVLWEIYSYGLQPYYGYNNQEVIDMIRSRQLLPCPEDCPTMIYSLMIECWHEVANRRPQFPEIHHRLHNWYVNQTYLSDFCNESITSYSGSSHKSTNKTNSTQLSAPIYKCDQKDMGNFKGTTEQTFCILNEHNGIKMLPAGFQNSNSVEQRTNCGFSDHSTPMKTPNYPNQANINLNEYDDKQCCSPKLSGAKKVLPPTAQTMGKTSTLNGTRPMQNGAQLVVRLPDPSKVTTETRVSK; from the exons ATGAAGCTACTCTTGTACCTAGTATTGTTGCGAAATACGTGTATTTTTGTACGTGCCATAAATAGTGTCAAAAATGTTACGAATGTTACAGAGACAAG CATTAGGCCTGGGGATGGATTAGACCTCTCAGGAACCGGAATGTCGACGCCACACATTTCTCACTTGGCATCAACGAATCCGTTTAGTATATTATCGCCAAGCCCACAGCCAACTAGCTTTCAACCTAGTACTACAGACGTTCATACAATCGGCGGCCTTAGAAACGTCAATATGCAGTTAACGCCCGGGAGGAGAGACAATCAAGAAGGAAAGTGCGAG GTGTACGCAGGGAAAACGTGCGCGCAGTTTTTAGAGAAGCAACTGGTTTATATTCCCTACCCGATGACGCAAGAAATACTCGACGACAAGTTGATGAAAGCCTTCGGAGTTATCGAATACTCAAA CGAGGTCTCGTCAAACTGCGAAGGTTACGCCAAGCCATCCCTATGCTACTCCGCGTTCCCGATATGCCGTGATCCTGCCAGCATCCTCAAGCTTAAGAATTCAAAGAGTCTATTTCACCTTCTAAACAATAATCAGGGTGTTCTGTCGAAGGATACAGGCGACGGGGACGAAGACGATATTTCGCGGTCGCACGGTATCCCTAGGAAGCGCAGCCCCACGCTGGGACCGGGTTCCGAGTTCAATCCGTATAAAGATGGAAAGCCTTCCACCAAGAAAATGATCGGCATCAGCTACGGCGACGCACAGTCCACCAGCAGAAACGAGATCAATCGGAAGTTACgaaggatctgccggcaggagTGCGAGTTGTTGGAGAACGAGCTGTGCAGGAAAGAGTACGCGATCGCGAAACGGCATCCACTGATCGGACATCAAGTGCctttaattaattgttctgattTACCAATGGAAGATACCCCCGAGGCCCGTGATTGTTTAAGCCTTGGACTGTCCACGGAGAACAATGTCCAAGAAA ACGACCATTGTTACTGGGGAAGCGGAAAGTCTTACCGCGGTATCGTGAACACGAGTATCAGCGGAAGACCGTGCTTGCAGTGGTTGAACTCTCTGTTCAATCTTCAGATCTCCGACTATCCCGAATTAGCCGGTCAGCATTCGTATTGCCGCAATCCGGGCAATAACGAATCCCAGCCGTGGTGTTACGTTTACGTGAACAACAAGACACAGAAGGAATTTTGTGATATACCTAAATGCG TTGAGAACTTATGGATCTATGCAGTCGTTGGTTTTGTGCTAACAGGAGGGTTTGTTGTCATATTGATCTGTTATTGCTGCTGTTACAGAAGCAGGAAGTCTACGAGACAGATGAATCATTTACCGTCGAACAAA ATGCTGACGGGCATACAATGCGACAAGAACATATACGATGGAAGACGAAGCACGACGCAACCCATGGAGATGAGTTCCCTTCTAGCTGGTCCTGGCAATACAACtccaggtactgggacattGAGTAGCGGTAGTAGTAGAACGTCCACTAACCGGGTACCTCAGTTCACTACCAACAATGTCGTGCTTCTGCAAGAACTTGGCGAAGGGGCTTTTG GCAAGGTTTACAAAGGAGAGTTGCAAACGGGCAATAAGTGCGAGCCACCGATTTACGTGGCGGTGAAGACGCTAAAGGAGAATGCAAGCCCAAAGACGCAGAGTGATTTCAAACGAGAAGTGGATCTGATGACGGACCTCAGGCATCCAAACATCATTTGCTTGCTCGGTGTAATATTGAAAGGGGAGCCAATGTGCATGTTGTTCGAGTACATGACCCAGGGCGATCTGCACGAGTTCCTCATCTGCCATTCGCCGCGGTCGGACGTGCCATTGAACAACGGGAGCGGCAAGATTTTAGAGCAGCCGGAGTTCTTGCACATCGCTTTACAAATCGCGTCTGGCATGGAATATCTAGCCAGCCATCATTACGTCCATCGCGACTTAGCCGCGAGGAATTGCCTGGTCGGAGACAATTTAACAGTGAAGATCTCCGACTTCGGCTTGTCGCGCGACATATACAGCAGTGATTACTACAGAGTTCAATCTAAGAGTCTACTACCAGTTCGATGGATGCCACCGGAGTCAATTGTTTATGGTAAATTCACCACAGAGTCGGATGTGTGGAGCTTCGGAGTCGTACTGTGGGAAATTTACAGTTACGGTTTGCAG CCATATTACGGATACAATAATCAAGAAGTAATAGACATGATCAGGTCGCGGCAACTGTTACCGTGCCCCGAAGACTGCCCCACAATGATCTACAGCCTAATGATAGAGTGCTGGCACGAGGTGGCCAACCGCAGACCGCAATTCCCAGAGATACACCATCGTCTACACAACTGGTACGTGAACCAGACTTATCTGAGCGACTTCTGTAACGAGTCCATCACCAGCTACTCGGGAAGCAGTCACAAGAGCACAAACAAGACCAACTCCACCCAGCTGTCCGCGCCTATATACAAGTGCGACCAGAAGGACATGGGGAACTTTAAAGGAACCACGGAGCAAACCTTCTGCATCTTGAACGAGCACAATGGGATAAAAATGTTGCCAGCGGGCTTCCAGAACTCTAACTCCGTCGAGCAGAGGACCAACTGCGGCTTCAGCGACCACAGCACGCCCATGAAGACGCCCAATTACCCTAATCAGGCGAACATCAATCTGAACGAGTACGACGACAAGCAGTGCTGCTCGCCGAAGCTGAGCGGGGCGAAGAAAGTTCTACCGCCGACCGCGCAAACGATGGGCAAGACGAGCACACTGAACGGCACCAGGCCGATGCAGAACGGGGCGCAACTAGTTGTCAGGTTACCAGATCCCAGCAAGGTGACAACCGAGACCAGGGTATCGAAGTGA